The following proteins are co-located in the Sporolactobacillus pectinivorans genome:
- a CDS encoding helix-turn-helix domain-containing protein, with product MEYIQNIKRIRRGLGLTQQELAGPGLSRSMISLIESGRSVPSLKTLQIIADKLGVPVQNLMEDEPHNQHEIKLTVSDEIIQKRISVCKALLKAKKLNEAEKLLSETAQLTKNNVFARGLLLKEKGMIAFERKDFTQAINAFEEALLYITPDHVEELMEIYCQLAETYRNNGNYVLAIENALYGNIITKTKQIQTDPLIQLKLYYNLANCYCRQKEFHRGLEVINQALKVMKETKMTYLEGNFYILKGSSESYFGDHNAALKSDQTALSLFQVEEDEKNRQRIMGCLVNLGIDYRFLKKFNQSYAMLLRSYKMMEEGWPEVSLKNVIYELSLTLVYLDKYDEAQNWIAKGLDIQTDENSMNGKLTYIAALICFHQNELQAAKRSADRAQTLLGGNAYWEGKCLKLKGEILFKEGQNAEAYRIADEALDAQLKERDKIYFEE from the coding sequence GTGGAATATATTCAAAATATTAAACGCATTCGACGTGGATTGGGACTAACTCAGCAGGAACTTGCAGGACCGGGCTTAAGCAGAAGCATGATTAGTTTGATCGAAAGCGGCAGGAGCGTCCCGTCACTAAAAACTTTACAGATCATTGCTGATAAATTAGGTGTGCCGGTGCAAAACTTAATGGAAGATGAGCCACATAATCAACATGAGATAAAGTTAACCGTCAGTGATGAAATTATCCAAAAGAGAATATCGGTTTGCAAAGCACTTCTTAAGGCTAAAAAGCTGAATGAGGCAGAAAAACTTTTATCAGAAACGGCTCAGCTAACAAAGAATAATGTATTTGCCCGCGGACTTCTATTGAAAGAAAAAGGGATGATTGCTTTCGAACGGAAAGATTTTACTCAAGCCATTAATGCCTTTGAAGAGGCTTTGCTATATATAACTCCTGATCATGTTGAAGAATTAATGGAAATATATTGTCAGCTGGCAGAGACTTACCGAAATAACGGAAACTACGTATTGGCCATTGAAAATGCGTTATATGGAAATATCATAACGAAAACGAAACAAATACAAACTGATCCCCTGATTCAATTAAAGCTGTATTATAATTTGGCTAATTGTTACTGTCGACAGAAAGAATTTCACAGGGGACTTGAAGTGATTAATCAGGCTTTAAAAGTAATGAAAGAAACCAAGATGACCTATCTTGAAGGCAACTTTTATATACTTAAAGGGTCGTCGGAGTCTTACTTTGGAGACCATAATGCGGCATTGAAATCGGACCAAACAGCGCTTTCGCTTTTTCAGGTGGAAGAAGATGAAAAAAATCGGCAACGAATCATGGGATGCTTGGTTAATTTGGGGATTGACTATCGTTTCCTGAAAAAATTTAACCAATCATACGCTATGCTGTTAAGAAGCTATAAAATGATGGAAGAAGGCTGGCCCGAAGTTTCTCTGAAAAATGTTATTTATGAGCTTTCCTTAACCTTGGTTTATCTTGATAAGTATGATGAGGCGCAGAACTGGATAGCGAAGGGATTAGATATCCAGACCGATGAAAATTCAATGAACGGAAAACTCACGTATATTGCTGCTTTAATCTGTTTTCATCAGAACGAGCTGCAGGCTGCCAAACGTTCTGCTGACAGAGCGCAAACACTGCTGGGCGGTAACGCTTATTGGGAAGGGAAATGCCTGAAGCTAAAAGGAGAAATTCTCTTCAAAGAAGGTCAAAACGCAGAGGCCTATAGAATTGCAGACGAAGCACTGGATGCGCAATTAAAGGAGAGAGATAAAATATATTTTGAAGAATGA
- a CDS encoding S53 family peptidase, whose amino-acid sequence MKRISKAFGMVFLAVLFVLFTETPIFANAKAAASPSIPSGWVAHHPLHFKHISSGIKPNVVSNVYDPSQIRSAYGINQLSQTGAGQTIAVVDAYGSPTIQADLSTFDQQFGLSSANITEAYPQGKPSTNGGWALETSLDAEWAHALAPDAQILVVATKSASLTDLLAGIDYATAHGATVVSNSWGGSEFSSETSYDSHFNHSGITYLASSGDNGEGSSWPAASPNVVSVGGTSLYLAADGSYSSESAWSGSGGATSTYESIPNFQTGWSNVVGSNRGIPDVAFDADPNTGVYVYTSTPNQGQSGWFQVGGTSFSAPAWGALIALADQGRLQPLSSAQALGAIYSIAGPTGSSGYTTDFHDITSGSNGYTAKPGYDEVTGIGSPAANDLIPLLSSY is encoded by the coding sequence ATGAAACGGATCTCCAAGGCATTCGGAATGGTTTTTTTGGCTGTGCTATTTGTTCTATTCACTGAGACACCCATTTTCGCCAATGCGAAAGCGGCAGCGTCACCCTCAATACCTAGTGGATGGGTTGCCCATCATCCGCTGCATTTCAAACACATCTCTAGTGGAATAAAGCCTAACGTTGTTTCCAATGTTTATGACCCGTCGCAGATTAGAAGCGCTTATGGAATTAATCAGTTGAGTCAGACAGGAGCCGGCCAGACTATTGCCGTCGTCGATGCTTATGGCAGCCCGACGATCCAAGCCGACTTGAGCACATTTGATCAACAGTTTGGCCTGTCGAGTGCAAACATTACTGAGGCGTATCCTCAAGGAAAGCCAAGTACTAATGGCGGCTGGGCTCTTGAAACATCATTGGATGCCGAATGGGCTCACGCCCTCGCTCCGGATGCACAAATATTAGTGGTCGCGACAAAGTCAGCGTCCCTTACTGATTTACTCGCAGGCATTGATTATGCGACAGCTCACGGTGCAACCGTAGTTTCAAACAGCTGGGGAGGATCCGAATTTTCATCCGAAACTTCGTACGACAGTCATTTTAACCATAGCGGAATCACTTATTTAGCCTCTTCCGGTGACAATGGTGAGGGAAGCTCCTGGCCCGCAGCTTCGCCCAATGTCGTTTCGGTTGGGGGAACTTCCTTATATCTGGCAGCTGATGGGTCATACAGCAGCGAATCTGCCTGGTCGGGTTCTGGAGGAGCAACGAGTACTTACGAAAGTATTCCAAACTTCCAAACAGGCTGGTCAAATGTGGTTGGATCCAATAGAGGTATACCGGATGTGGCGTTCGATGCCGACCCAAATACCGGAGTATATGTTTATACCAGTACACCAAATCAAGGGCAATCGGGATGGTTCCAAGTCGGTGGGACAAGTTTCAGTGCTCCGGCATGGGGTGCATTAATCGCGCTGGCTGACCAAGGACGTTTGCAGCCGCTATCAAGTGCGCAAGCGTTAGGCGCTATTTATAGCATCGCCGGTCCAACCGGAAGCAGCGGCTACACGACCGACTTTCATGACATCACATCAGGAAGTAATGGTTATACCGCGAAGCCAGGTTATGATGAAGTAACTGGGATAGGCAGCCCGGCTGCGAATGACTTGATACCCCTTTTAAGTAGTTATTAA
- a CDS encoding flavin reductase family protein: MISIDPATLSVRENYKFLSGSIIPRPVAFVTTQSLTGVLNAAPFSYFNIVTEEPPMISVSVQRSGGKMKDTSRNAAEQKEFVVHISDETYIDQINKTAKPLPSDESEIEYSGLTPIDSTMINVSGVKEASIRMECILEKILPLGGTGDHPSCDLLIGRIVHYHIREDLYRNGRIDPSGLKPVSRLAGSSYAKLGEIFDLTRPV, translated from the coding sequence TTGATCAGTATAGATCCTGCAACTCTCTCTGTGAGAGAGAACTATAAATTTTTATCAGGCAGTATTATTCCCAGACCGGTCGCATTCGTGACCACCCAGTCGCTGACAGGAGTCTTGAATGCCGCCCCGTTTAGCTACTTCAATATTGTCACAGAAGAACCGCCGATGATTTCTGTCTCAGTACAACGATCAGGCGGAAAAATGAAAGATACATCTAGAAATGCGGCTGAACAGAAAGAATTTGTTGTTCACATCTCAGATGAGACCTATATTGATCAAATAAATAAAACAGCGAAACCTTTGCCATCGGATGAAAGCGAGATTGAATATTCCGGACTCACTCCCATTGATAGCACAATGATAAATGTCTCGGGAGTGAAGGAAGCAAGCATTCGGATGGAGTGCATTCTTGAGAAAATCTTACCGCTTGGAGGGACGGGAGATCATCCTTCATGTGATCTGTTAATCGGACGCATCGTTCATTACCACATTAGAGAAGATTTATACAGGAACGGGCGAATTGACCCTTCAGGGTTAAAACCAGTTAGCAGGCTGGCGGGAAGTTCTTACGCTAAGCTGGGAGAAATCTTTGATTTGACTCGACCAGTGTAA
- the metC gene encoding cystathionine beta-lyase, with protein sequence MTDSFQFSTRLIRNTVSVDPQTGAANVPVYLSSTFHQKDFDHFGKYDYSRSGNPTREALEKAIASLEGGVQGFAFASGMAAISTAFLLLSTGDHAIVPKNVYGGTFRILTQILGRFGIDHTFVDTSNLDQVEQAIRPNTKVIYVETPSNPTLKVTDIHAVSEIAKAHRCYTFVDNTFMTPVFQRPLELGADLVLHSATKFISGHSDVVAGLAVAGNKELAEKIYFLQNALGAVLGVQDSWLLLRGLKTLDVRFRKSAESALKIASFFSARPEVKTVYYPGLPGHPGSDLQMVQAGSGGAVLSFELKDEAAARCFVNHVSLPVFAVSLGAVESILSYPPKMSHAELSEEERIKAGIGNGLLRLSVGLEDPDDLIRDFTVGLTAGHENERETVKGLL encoded by the coding sequence ATGACTGATTCTTTCCAGTTTTCTACCCGGTTGATCCGGAATACCGTTTCCGTCGATCCGCAGACGGGTGCAGCTAATGTTCCGGTCTATTTGTCATCGACTTTTCATCAAAAAGACTTCGACCACTTTGGAAAGTATGATTACAGCCGATCCGGCAATCCGACACGCGAAGCTCTGGAAAAAGCGATTGCGTCGCTGGAAGGCGGCGTCCAAGGTTTTGCCTTCGCTTCCGGAATGGCAGCAATATCCACAGCTTTCCTGCTGCTTTCCACAGGTGATCACGCCATCGTTCCGAAAAACGTCTATGGAGGGACCTTCCGGATTCTGACTCAGATACTGGGCCGGTTTGGCATTGACCATACTTTTGTTGATACTTCAAATCTCGACCAGGTCGAACAGGCGATCCGTCCGAATACAAAAGTGATTTATGTTGAAACTCCTTCAAATCCGACACTTAAAGTCACAGACATTCATGCTGTTTCGGAAATCGCCAAAGCCCATCGATGTTATACATTCGTTGACAATACATTTATGACCCCTGTCTTTCAGCGTCCGCTTGAGCTGGGTGCCGACCTTGTTTTACACAGCGCCACCAAATTTATTTCCGGGCATAGTGACGTTGTGGCCGGTTTGGCAGTCGCCGGGAACAAGGAACTGGCAGAGAAAATTTATTTTCTGCAAAATGCACTGGGTGCGGTTCTCGGTGTTCAGGATTCTTGGCTCTTGCTGAGAGGACTGAAAACACTCGATGTCCGCTTCCGTAAATCTGCGGAATCCGCCTTGAAAATTGCTTCATTTTTCTCAGCAAGGCCGGAAGTAAAAACGGTCTATTATCCCGGCCTACCCGGACATCCCGGATCCGATCTTCAGATGGTGCAGGCCGGTTCAGGCGGAGCCGTTCTTTCTTTTGAATTAAAAGATGAAGCAGCTGCACGATGCTTTGTCAATCACGTATCCCTGCCTGTTTTCGCAGTCAGCCTTGGCGCGGTCGAATCAATTCTCTCCTACCCGCCAAAGATGTCTCATGCTGAACTTTCAGAAGAAGAACGAATCAAGGCCGGCATCGGCAATGGTCTGCTCCGTCTATCGGTTGGTCTGGAAGATCCGGATGATCTGATTCGTGACTTTACGGTCGGATTAACCGCCGGCCATGAAAATGAACGGGAGACGGTAAAGGGCCTCCTTTGA
- a CDS encoding PLP-dependent transferase — translation MSEYRVETKLTQIGNGFDELGAVSVPIYLSTAYRHSGIGISKGYDYTRTGNPTRSILEKAIADIEGGEEGFACSSGMSAIQLVFSLFSSGDHIIASRDLYGGTYRLFEILANQYHILFSYWDGESYEELSSLIKAETKAIFIETPTNPLMHEVDLSRISYIAKKSQALLIVDNTFYTPILQKPISEGADIVVHSGTKYLAGHNDVLAGLVVSNSLKITEKLRISHNSYGPVLDPFSSWLLIRGLKTLALRMKQHEANAKQIVSYLKEQLLVTNVIYPGKGGMVSFEISKQSYVEPFLKGLKLITFAESLGGVESLITYPTTQTHADIPEALRLKYGLTNTLLRLSTGIENSEDLIQDLDQAFQSLKKGVTIHD, via the coding sequence ATGTCTGAGTACAGAGTAGAAACCAAACTGACACAAATAGGGAATGGTTTTGACGAACTGGGCGCTGTGAGCGTTCCAATCTATTTATCCACGGCCTACCGGCACAGCGGGATTGGTATATCAAAAGGTTACGACTACACTCGGACCGGAAATCCGACACGGTCCATTCTCGAAAAAGCGATTGCCGACATCGAAGGCGGAGAAGAGGGTTTTGCCTGTAGTTCTGGAATGAGCGCCATACAGCTTGTTTTCTCACTGTTCAGCAGCGGAGACCACATCATCGCTTCACGCGACCTTTACGGCGGAACATACCGGTTATTTGAGATTCTCGCCAATCAATACCACATTTTGTTCTCGTACTGGGATGGTGAAAGTTATGAGGAACTGTCTTCGCTGATTAAGGCAGAAACAAAAGCTATTTTTATTGAAACACCGACTAATCCGCTGATGCATGAGGTTGACCTGTCCCGGATTTCATATATCGCAAAAAAAAGTCAGGCGTTACTGATTGTTGATAATACTTTTTACACGCCGATTCTTCAGAAGCCAATCTCAGAAGGAGCCGACATCGTTGTGCATAGTGGCACCAAGTATCTGGCAGGGCACAACGATGTGCTCGCAGGACTGGTTGTTTCCAACTCCTTAAAGATTACTGAGAAACTGAGGATCAGCCACAATTCCTATGGACCTGTGCTTGATCCGTTCAGCTCATGGCTGTTGATTAGGGGTTTGAAAACGCTGGCTCTGCGCATGAAGCAGCATGAAGCCAATGCCAAACAGATTGTCAGCTACCTGAAGGAACAACTTCTCGTCACAAACGTTATTTATCCGGGAAAAGGAGGGATGGTCAGCTTCGAAATCAGCAAGCAATCTTACGTTGAACCCTTTCTAAAGGGTCTTAAGCTGATCACCTTTGCCGAGAGTCTGGGCGGAGTGGAAAGTCTGATCACTTACCCGACGACGCAGACCCATGCCGATATTCCTGAAGCGCTGCGGCTCAAGTACGGCTTGACTAATACGCTTCTTCGCCTGTCCACAGGCATTGAAAATTCGGAAGATCTGATTCAGGATCTGGATCAGGCCTTTCAATCACTGAAAAAGGGAGTGACGATCCATGACTGA